DNA from Daucus carota subsp. sativus chromosome 1, DH1 v3.0, whole genome shotgun sequence:
gaaattgattCGATTTCTTGTGATTCGGGTGATTAATTGTAATGGgtattgtttgaattttgatataTGTCAATGtgtttgtaggttatcctccaCAAGATCAGGCTAAAGATGCGTATCCACCACAGGGGTATCCTCCACAGGGGTACCCTCCACAAGGATACCCTCAACCAGGGTATCCACCACAGGGGTATCCTCAAGGAGGGTATCCTCCTCAGGGCTATCCCCAGCAATACCCACCACCTCAGTATGCTCCCCCACCTACTcaccagcagcagcagcagaatTCCAGCAGTGGGTGCTTGGAAGGATGGTACTTTTCGAGATTCTTTACACTCCTTTATTAATGTCTGTGTTTATGAATGCATGATGAGTGATCTGATCTGATCTTGGTTGTGGGCAATTTAGCTCACTGAAGAACTCGATTGTTGATGATAGCAATTTTTGATTTGTGTTATTTTTGCGTAATTAGTGATGTGCATTGGTTTACATGTTGGATTTCAATTATTGTTTTAATGGCATATTGTGTGGATAGTGCCATAGTGGAATCTTGGTTATTTTGTGCTCAGATGTGCTTTTGTGGTCTTTACGACAACTACTTTATTGTGTACAGTAGTTTATTTTAGTTGAAACGCTGTGTTAGTATGTATTAATTATATACTGAGTGGGTGTGGACTATGAGGTGTTGAAGTCTTCTAGATGTTGACTGCTGTCTCATTGTTTTGCCTTGAGTTTTCATGGATTTTGATTAATATTCTAATATTGTACATTGTTGATAATTTTATTGACGTGTCATGTGATTTGTTTATGTTATGTTCATCTCTGCTCTTAAGGGGTTGCACACAATTTATCCTCCATATCTAAGACTCTAAAAGGGAGATATACGCAGAGGAATTGTGcatgtttgatttgttttggtttttttgttTTCCCTAAAAGTGGGTTTTCCTGACACTAGCTATATGAAAAACGCTCACTTGCATAGCCCAAAGATTTAGAGCTCACTTTGGTCttttttgatgatacatatacatgtatttTGACTAAGAATAGGTCTCAtgtacttataaatttataactagAATGCAAATAGTATGTTGGAATATCTGCTCCTTTTATCTGATATTATTACTGCAATAGTACCTTGTACTTTTAACTTTCAAGATGTTATAGTATGAAGAGCTTAAATAAGATTGTCAATGTGGTTTTTTAGATTTTACACAAGTGTCGGTGTTTTTATAGTCTCAAGCTTACACTTCACTCtagattatttataattaaagtgTTGTCTTTTCAGATATTTGCATATATAGAAGCCAGTTCACT
Protein-coding regions in this window:
- the LOC108209155 gene encoding cysteine-rich and transmembrane domain-containing protein WIH2, whose translation is MSYPPVGNPPPQGYPPQDQAKDAYPPQGYPPQGYPPQGYPQPGYPPQGYPQGGYPPQGYPQQYPPPQYAPPPTHQQQQQNSSSGCLEGCLAALCCCCLLDACF